The Podarcis raffonei isolate rPodRaf1 chromosome 2, rPodRaf1.pri, whole genome shotgun sequence genome window below encodes:
- the LOC128409354 gene encoding zinc finger protein 850-like isoform X2, with product MPEMAAAVLPRGGAGGDVEGMLAEGEQSEVSPKGSKEQRDLRVQDGGSRREGRRKQKPEGDSCTSQGGENQISREEKKHECTVCGKRLGSHSTLTLHQRVHTGEKPYICSECGKSFSQCGQLTRHQRTHTGEKPYKCLECGKCFSGSSSLTLHLRTHTGEKPYKCSECGKCFSGSSSLTLHLRTHTGEKPYKCSECGKCFSGCGQLTRHQRSHTGEKPYTCSECGKSFSDNGALTSHQRSHTGLKPYTCSECGRSFTQSSTLKSHQRTHTGEKPHMCLECGMSFTHSHTLTRHQQTHRGSKPYICWECGKSFSRIDSLSSHERIHIGEKRYTCLECGKSFSHSCSLNLHQKLHTGEKPYKCLECGKSFCRGSQLTLHQRTHTGEKPYTCSECGRNFRCSSSRTLHQRTHTGEKPYTCLECGKSFRCSSSLKSHRQIHTGEKPYQCRECGKTFSQKMYLTTHKRIHTGEKPYKCLECGKGFSQKIHLTFHQRIHTGEKPYQCLECGKSFIRSSNLTLHQRIHTGEKPYQCLECGKSFIRSTNLTLHQRIHTGEKPYQCLECGKSFSQRCSLTSHQRIHTGEKPFECLECGKSFTHKISFTYHQTTHTGEKPYQCVECGKSFSQRCTLTSHQRIHRVEKPYKCLECGKGFTWKIGLAAHQTTHTGEKPYRCLECGKSFSHKGSLTYHQRIHTGEKPYQCMECGKSFSHRCTLTSHQRIHTGEKPYQCLECGKSFKEKSRLTFHRRTHTGEKPYKCLECGKGFTQKIGLSAHQTAHTGQKPYTCLECGNGFTRRSSLNLHQRSHSGEKPYQCPECGKSFTRRSGLNLHQRTHTAVKSYKCLECGNNYNNKINLTYHQRTHRSNLNMQQNLVSHMKQEFDCEDPHRTCTV from the exons atgccGGAAATGGCGGCGGCTGTCCTTCCTCGCGGAGGCGCTGGAG GAGATGTTGAAGGGATGCTGGCAGAAGGGGAACAATCAGAAGTGTCACCGAAAGGATCCAAAGAGCAAAGGGATCTGAGGGTTCAAGATGGAGGCAGCAGGCGAGAGGGGAGACGAAAGCAGAAGCCGGAGGGTGACTCTTGTACGTCTCAGGGTGGTGAAAATCAAATTTCTAGAGAGGAGAAAAAGCATGAATGCACCGTGTGTGGAAAGAGATTGGGTAGTCACTCAACTCTTACTTTACATCAAAGAgtacatacaggagagaaaccatatatatgttccgagtgtggaaagagcttcagtcaatgTGGCCAGCTTACTAGGcatcaacgaactcatacaggagagaaaccgtataaatgcttggagtgtggaaagtgcttcagtggcAGTAGTTCCCTCACCTTGCATCTACgaactcatacaggagagaaaccgtataaatgttcagagtgtggaaagtgcttcagtggcAGTAGTTCCCTCACCTTGCATCTACgaactcatacaggagagaaaccgtataaatgttcagagtgtggaaagtgcttcagtggtTGTGGCCAGCTTACTAGGCATCAAAgatctcatacaggggagaaaccgtatacatgttcagagtgtggaaagagcttcagtgacaaTGGTGCCCTTACCTCGCATCAAAGATCTCATACAGGGTTAAAACCGTACACATGTTcagagtgtggaaggagcttcactcAAAGTAGCACCCTTAAGtcgcatcaaagaactcatacaggggagaaaccgcatatgtgtttggagtgtggaatgagcttcactcacagccatacgcttactagacatcaacaaactcatcGAGGCAGCAAACCTTATATATGCTGGGAatgtggcaagagcttcagtCGCATTGACTCCCTTTCCTCGCATGAAAGAATTCATATAGGGGAGAAACGATAtacatgtttggagtgtggaaagagcttcagccacaGTTGCAGCCTTAACTTGCATCAAAAAttgcacacgggagagaaaccttataaatgtttggagtgtggcaagagcttctgTCGCGGTAGCCAACTCACATTGcatcaacgaactcatacaggagagaaaccgtataCATGTTCAGAGTGTGGAAGGAACTTCAGGTGCAGTAGCTCCCGTACgttgcatcaaagaactcatacaggagagaaaccgtatacatgtttggagtgtggaaaaagcttcaggtgCAGTAGCTCCCTTAAGtcgcatc GCCaaatccacactggggagaaaccatatcagtgcagaGAATGCGGAAAGACATTCAGTCAGAAAATGTATCTTACGACtcataaaagaattcatacaggggagaagccatataagtgcttggaatgtggaaagggcttcagccAGAAGATACACCTAActttccaccaaagaattcatacaggggaaaaaccataccagtgcttggaatgcgggaagagcttcatcAGAAGTTCAAAcctcactttgcatcaaagaatccacacaggggagaagccatatcagtgcttggaatgtgggaaaagtTTCATTCGAAGCACAAATCTTACTCtgcaccagagaatccacacgggcgagaagccgtaTCAgtgtctggaatgtggaaagagcttcagccaacGTTGTAGCCTTACTtctcatcagagaatccacacaggggagaaaccgtttgagtgtctggaatgtggaaagagcttcacgcATAAGATAAGTTTCACTTATCATCAAacgactcacacaggggagaaaccatatcagtgtgtggaatgcgggaagagcttcagtcagcgTTGCACCCTGACTtctcatcagagaatccacagggtggagaaaccgtataaatgcctggaatgtggaaagggctTTACGTGGAAGATAGGCCTCGCTGCTCATCAAacaactcatacaggggagaaaccatatcggtgcttagagtgtggaaagagcttcagccataAGGGGAGCCTCACCtatcatcagagaatccacacaggggagaagccatatcagtgcatggaatgtgggaagagcttcagtcaccgATGCACCCTAACTtctcatcagagaatccacacaggagagaaaccatatcagtgcctcgaatgtggaaagagctttaaagaGAAGAGCAGGCTCACTTTTCACCGAAggactcacactggggagaagccaTACAAATGCTTGGAATGCGGAAAGGGCTTCACGCAGAAGATAGGCCTCTCTGCTCACCAGACAGCTCATACAGGGCAGAAACCGTATACCTGCTTGGAATGCGGAAACGGCTTCACGAGAAGATCAAGCCTTAATCTGCATCAGAGAAGTCACAGCGGCGAGAAGCCATATCAATGCCccgagtgcggaaagagcttcactagACGGTCCGGTCTGAAtttgcatcaaagaactcacacagCGGTGAAATCATATAAGTGCTTAGAGTGTGGAAATAACTACAATAATAAGATAAACCTCACGTATCATCAGAGAACTCACAGAAGCAATTTGAATATGCAGCAAAATCTTGTATCCCACATGAAACAGGAGTTTGATTGTGAGGACCCACATCGGACATGCACTGTATAA
- the LOC128409354 gene encoding zinc finger protein ZFP2-like isoform X1, with amino-acid sequence MSATTPWAFFLHGGAEEPVQATFQARIYFEDVAVYFTAEEWALLDSDQRALHREVMEENYLLVACLCDRMMLARPPQPSLPRIGGEAVAVANDQGPWSFEAVSVYFTEEEWALLDPDQKALHRDVMEENYRLVTYLSHRWEARNTGDVCWMSTGRDTHRNEEQLRKKTEADQNRWNISSATQGSGYPEIVIIEEEEKVQEKDKYCVYPKLEFEAHCQIHTGEKPYQCRECGKTFSQKMYLTTHKRIHTGEKPYKCLECGKGFSQKIHLTFHQRIHTGEKPYQCLECGKSFIRSSNLTLHQRIHTGEKPYQCLECGKSFIRSTNLTLHQRIHTGEKPYQCLECGKSFSQRCSLTSHQRIHTGEKPFECLECGKSFTHKISFTYHQTTHTGEKPYQCVECGKSFSQRCTLTSHQRIHRVEKPYKCLECGKGFTWKIGLAAHQTTHTGEKPYRCLECGKSFSHKGSLTYHQRIHTGEKPYQCMECGKSFSHRCTLTSHQRIHTGEKPYQCLECGKSFKEKSRLTFHRRTHTGEKPYKCLECGKGFTQKIGLSAHQTAHTGQKPYTCLECGNGFTRRSSLNLHQRSHSGEKPYQCPECGKSFTRRSGLNLHQRTHTAVKSYKCLECGNNYNNKINLTYHQRTHRSNLNMQQNLVSHMKQEFDCEDPHRTCTV; translated from the exons ATGTCAGCAACAACTCCTTGGGCGTTTTTTCTTCATGGGGGAGCGGAAGAACCTGTACAAGCGACATTTCAG gcCCGAATTTATTTTGAGGACGTGGCAGTGTATTTCACAGCAGAGGAATGGGCTCTGCTGGAttctgaccagagagctctgcacagagaagtcatggaggagaattatcTTCTCGTCGCCTGTCTCT GTGACAGGATGATGCTGGCGAGACCCCCTCAGCCGTCCCTTCCTCGCATTGGAGGGGAAGCAGttgctgttgcaaacgatcag GGTCCGTGGTCCTTTGAGGCTGTGTCTGTGTATTTCACTGAGGAGGAGTGGGCTCTCCTGGATCCTGACCAGAAAGCTCTTCATAGGgatgtcatggaggagaattatcGCCTCGTCACCTATCTCA GCCACAGATGGGAAGCCAGGAATACGGGAGATGTATGTTGGATGTCGACAGGAAGGGACACACATAGAAATGAGGAACAACTGAGAAAGAAGACTGAAGCAGATCAGAACAGGTGGAATATATCCTCTGCTACTCAGGGCAGTGGCTACCCTGAAATTGTgatcatagaagaagaagaaaaagtacagGAAAAGGATAAATACTGTGTGTATCCGAAATTGGAATTTGAAGCTCATTGCCaaatccacactggggagaaaccatatcagtgcagaGAATGCGGAAAGACATTCAGTCAGAAAATGTATCTTACGACtcataaaagaattcatacaggggagaagccatataagtgcttggaatgtggaaagggcttcagccAGAAGATACACCTAActttccaccaaagaattcatacaggggaaaaaccataccagtgcttggaatgcgggaagagcttcatcAGAAGTTCAAAcctcactttgcatcaaagaatccacacaggggagaagccatatcagtgcttggaatgtgggaaaagtTTCATTCGAAGCACAAATCTTACTCtgcaccagagaatccacacgggcgagaagccgtaTCAgtgtctggaatgtggaaagagcttcagccaacGTTGTAGCCTTACTtctcatcagagaatccacacaggggagaaaccgtttgagtgtctggaatgtggaaagagcttcacgcATAAGATAAGTTTCACTTATCATCAAacgactcacacaggggagaaaccatatcagtgtgtggaatgcgggaagagcttcagtcagcgTTGCACCCTGACTtctcatcagagaatccacagggtggagaaaccgtataaatgcctggaatgtggaaagggctTTACGTGGAAGATAGGCCTCGCTGCTCATCAAacaactcatacaggggagaaaccatatcggtgcttagagtgtggaaagagcttcagccataAGGGGAGCCTCACCtatcatcagagaatccacacaggggagaagccatatcagtgcatggaatgtgggaagagcttcagtcaccgATGCACCCTAACTtctcatcagagaatccacacaggagagaaaccatatcagtgcctcgaatgtggaaagagctttaaagaGAAGAGCAGGCTCACTTTTCACCGAAggactcacactggggagaagccaTACAAATGCTTGGAATGCGGAAAGGGCTTCACGCAGAAGATAGGCCTCTCTGCTCACCAGACAGCTCATACAGGGCAGAAACCGTATACCTGCTTGGAATGCGGAAACGGCTTCACGAGAAGATCAAGCCTTAATCTGCATCAGAGAAGTCACAGCGGCGAGAAGCCATATCAATGCCccgagtgcggaaagagcttcactagACGGTCCGGTCTGAAtttgcatcaaagaactcacacagCGGTGAAATCATATAAGTGCTTAGAGTGTGGAAATAACTACAATAATAAGATAAACCTCACGTATCATCAGAGAACTCACAGAAGCAATTTGAATATGCAGCAAAATCTTGTATCCCACATGAAACAGGAGTTTGATTGTGAGGACCCACATCGGACATGCACTGTATAA